ACCCTGATGCCAAGACCCTTATAGCTAAGGCCTTGGAATTTGGGATCTTCAAGGTGGTGAATCAAGGAGTCCCAgtggagtttatgaaaaagCTGGAAGCTGAAGCCCTCAGGTTCTTCAACTTACCCCAGTCTGAGAAAGACAGCGCTGGCCCTCCTGACCCATTTGGCTATGGCAGCAAGAGAATCGGTCCCAACGGTGACGTGGGTTGGATTGAATATATCCTCCTTAACACTAATCTTGAAGTCATCTCCCACAAGTCAttttccattttctaggaaaacccAGAAAATATTCCGGTAAAGTCTCTAAACAGAGAGAGTCCGGTAAAGTCTAAACAGAAATATTTCTCTAAACAGAAATATTCCGGTAAAGTCTCCCACAAAAAAAATCGTCCATCTAATCCATTTCAAATGtaaaaacaaccaaacaaaccAGAGATTCTAAACAAAGCAAAGGTAACATAGTAGAAAAGCATTTAAGCAAGACccagagagaggagaaaaactGACCGAACGGCACACAGCAAACTAATGAAGACGATCGCGCGACGTGAGGAAGAAGACAGCACGAGGATGAAGACCAAGCACGCGGATGAAGACAAGGCACGAGGATGAGGCACGAGGTTGAAGATGATGGCTAGGGTTTCGGAGAGAGTCCTCAGACTGATTTCGGCGTAGAGATAacaggggagagagagagagagagagagagagagagagagagagagagagagagagagagagagagagagagagagagagagagagagagagagaagggttaTATATAAACCCGGGTTAACCGGGTTataatccggaacccggatttcataCCCGGGTCCGGACCGCATACATGCGGTTTTGAAAATCCGGATTTCGGCCCggatcaaatccgggccgaaacccgtaACCGGAAATCCGGTTATCCGGTTTCCGGTGCGGGCCGGGTAAAACCCGGCCCATATGAACAGTCCTATTTATAACGAGCCTTTCATTCTCgcatcttaaataaataaaaaaaaaaaaacataatttatgttatttgcgaatatgttttttttttaaatgaagatATGGTTAGTTGAATAATACTAATTAGTAAGGTGGGTGAAtgtgattaattatttttatttcaatacgTTATTGACATAATATTTTAGGAGCGGGTAAGGATTGCAAGCTGAGTTGGAGGGCAGTGGGCACCAACCAGGATGCCACCAATTGTGTTACCTAACCCATACCATGCTCGCCCGGTTTCCGGCCCCACCAACTCTCTTTTCCCACTTATCTTTACTCCTTCCACAATTACAAACCAGAAATTCGAATAATCTTCTTCGCTTCAGATTCATTGAATCCCACGTTCATCCTTTCAAACACGAGGAATGATTGATTGAGTTATTgttgtgatttttctttttttttttttaaataaataaatatatgaactatttgaaaataataatttttttaacaatatattttattttattttataataaattcgtGACCCTTAAACAACACATAATTTTATCTaacattactttaaaaaaaaaaaaaccaataaaattcatatatttttgtGTGATACAAAATCAGTTTAGGTGATGTCTGTTGGCCGTTCAGACAACAATTTATTTGGGAAAAATGATTCGTAGACTTtggaattataattatatatgatatgattGCCTCACACTCAATTACCAATGATAAAAGCAATTAGAGGTGTTAGAACAGGATTTTACAATTATGAATGAGTAAATGAATGTTGGAGTATCTACCATTTCATGTTCTATTCATTGTCCTTCTGGATGCCCCAACCTACACGGCTCTCTAATATATTAAACGGCATAAAGTTAATTGAATTAGTACAAATAGTTTTGTGACAGTTTAGAGTCATCAAAtatatgaagaaagaaaattacaaagacaatattttttttaataattatttttacaatcatgttttaaatagagagttttataaaaaatatataaaaatcataaattataaaaatcataaatgatTGAGCACATACATGTCATcaagtatttaattattttttcctttgcttttatttactttttttttttaaataaaataaaattccgaGTGAAGTGCAAATATCTAAGCGAGAGATTTGATATTTTGTGGGTCTCTTTAGTAACAGTTCCTCTCGGTTTCACCTTTCCTGTGGGCTTGCCAGG
This sequence is a window from Carya illinoinensis cultivar Pawnee chromosome 9, C.illinoinensisPawnee_v1, whole genome shotgun sequence. Protein-coding genes within it:
- the LOC122275992 gene encoding gibberellin 2-beta-dioxygenase-like — translated: MVVLSQLAALDDYSLIQTHKPPGLFTGIPMVDLSDPDAKTLIAKALEFGIFKVVNQGVPVEFMKKLEAEALRFFNLPQSEKDSAGPPDPFGYGSKRIGPNGDVGWIEYILLNTNLEVISHKSFSIF